A window of Yoonia sp. SS1-5 genomic DNA:
GGGTTTGACAATGGGGCTGCGCTTGATCTGCCGATGGATGCGCCCGCCAGCGATGAGGGTGAATTGCAGGGAGAGGCGGAATTTGCCGTGGCTGCGATGGAGGATGATACGCTTCAGATCACGGAATAGCGCGGGATGACGGGTGCCTGCTTTGGTCCCCGCCAATCGGCTTGACCATTTGGACCGGGTTTCGTCAGGTGTCGTCGGGCGAATTCGGGCCTTTGCGATCTGCCCTCGACTTTGTTGGAAAGGCGCGTAGCCGCCGCATATCGACGAAACATCAACAGACGGCCACACCCTAGTTTGTTGGCGCTTTGACTGTCGCTAGTCCTTGCTGGTGGCAAGCGCCTCAAGCTGCGGTTTCATGCCGCCCAAAGTATAGCCTGCGGCTGTCGTGGCCGCGATGATGTCATCGGCATCCATTTCCGGCGCCATCGCCAGCGACCAGACGATTGATGACCGGGTGCCAGAGGCGCAATAGGCCAGCGTCGGCCCTTTGGCGGCCGCGATAGCAGCGTGCTGGGCTGCGACCATATCCATGTTCAGACCCTGATGTGTAACCGGGTTCAGCACAAATTCCAGCCCGGCCTCTGTCGCGGCCGTCTGGATTGCCGCCGCGTGATGTGATGGCGGGATCTCGGCATCGGGCCTGTTGCAGATGATGCAGGTAAACCCGGCCTCTACGATCGCGGGAATATGTTCGACCCCGATCTGGGGCGAGACGGCATAGTCGGGG
This region includes:
- a CDS encoding TIGR01244 family sulfur transferase; protein product: MDIRQISPDYAVSPQIGVEHIPAIVEAGFTCIICNRPDAEIPPSHHAAAIQTAATEAGLEFVLNPVTHQGLNMDMVAAQHAAIAAAKGPTLAYCASGTRSSIVWSLAMAPEMDADDIIAATTAAGYTLGGMKPQLEALATSKD